Proteins from a single region of Sinorhizobium alkalisoli:
- a CDS encoding cytochrome c oxidase subunit 3, producing MAGAHQKNHDYHIIDPSPWPLLASIGAFVLALGGIGYMRYLSGGSFKIFGMELANPWIFLIGLAIILYTMFGWWSDTIKEGREGHHTRVVSLHLRYGMIMFIASEVMFFAAWFWAFFDASLFPGEAIQAARAEYTGGVWPPQGIEVLDPWHLPLYNTVILLLSGTTVTWAHHALLHNDRKGLVYGLMLTVLLGVLFSFVQGYEYAHAPFAFKDSIYGATFFMATGFHGFHVLVGTIFLLVCLFRALAGGFTPQHHFGFEAAAWYWHFVDVVWLFLFFSIYIWGGWGAPIAHG from the coding sequence ATGGCCGGTGCGCATCAGAAGAATCACGACTATCACATCATCGATCCGAGCCCGTGGCCGCTGCTTGCCTCCATTGGCGCCTTCGTCCTGGCTCTCGGCGGCATCGGCTACATGCGCTATCTTTCCGGCGGCTCGTTCAAGATATTCGGAATGGAGCTTGCCAATCCGTGGATATTCCTGATCGGTCTCGCCATCATTCTCTACACCATGTTCGGCTGGTGGTCGGACACGATCAAGGAAGGGCGCGAGGGGCACCACACCCGCGTCGTCTCGCTGCACTTGCGTTACGGCATGATCATGTTCATCGCTTCGGAAGTGATGTTCTTCGCCGCCTGGTTCTGGGCCTTCTTCGATGCGAGCCTTTTCCCGGGAGAGGCTATTCAGGCGGCGCGCGCGGAGTATACGGGGGGAGTCTGGCCGCCGCAGGGCATTGAGGTGCTCGATCCCTGGCACCTGCCGCTCTACAACACGGTCATCCTGCTGCTGTCCGGCACGACCGTGACTTGGGCCCATCATGCTCTGCTGCACAACGACCGCAAGGGCCTCGTCTACGGCCTGATGCTGACGGTGCTGCTTGGCGTGCTCTTCTCCTTTGTGCAGGGTTACGAATACGCCCATGCGCCATTCGCCTTCAAGGACTCGATCTATGGCGCGACCTTCTTCATGGCGACCGGCTTCCACGGTTTCCACGTCCTGGTCGGCACGATCTTCCTGCTGGTCTGCCTGTTCCGTGCACTCGCCGGCGGCTTTACTCCACAGCATCACTTCGGCTTCGAGGCTGCCGCCTGGTACTGGCATTTCGTTGACGTGGTCTGGCTGTTCCTCTTCTTCTCCATTTACATCTGGGGTGGTTGGGGCGCGCCGATCGCTCACGGCTAA
- the ispH gene encoding 4-hydroxy-3-methylbut-2-enyl diphosphate reductase gives MALSTAAKSPIIIRLCGPRGFCAGVDRAIQIVVLALKEFGAPVYVRHEIVHNRYVVEGLEAKGAIFVEELDEIPLEHRKQPVVFSAHGVPKSVPADADMRNLFYLDATCPLVSKVHKQAMRHHRQGRHVVLIGHAGHPEVIGTMGQLPEGAVSLVETVEDAEAYEPSDPDNLGFVTQTTLSVDDTAGVIKRLHERFPKLTAPAADSICYATTNRQEAVKQAAPGCDLFLIVGAPNSSNSKRLVEVALRAGARQAVLVQRAAEIDWDRLGEISTVGLSAGASAPEVIVNEIIEAFRARYDATVELADTVEEHENFLVNRELRHVELTAADMAFVNGE, from the coding sequence ATGGCCTTATCCACGGCAGCAAAATCCCCGATTATCATTCGTCTCTGCGGGCCGCGCGGCTTCTGCGCCGGTGTCGACCGGGCGATTCAGATCGTCGTGCTGGCGCTCAAGGAATTCGGTGCCCCGGTCTATGTTCGGCACGAGATCGTGCACAATCGCTATGTCGTAGAGGGGCTCGAAGCCAAGGGCGCGATTTTCGTCGAAGAGCTTGACGAAATCCCGCTGGAACACCGTAAGCAGCCGGTCGTCTTCTCCGCGCATGGCGTCCCGAAATCTGTGCCGGCCGACGCCGACATGCGCAACCTCTTTTACCTCGATGCCACCTGCCCGCTGGTTTCGAAGGTGCACAAGCAGGCAATGCGTCACCATCGTCAGGGGCGGCACGTCGTGCTGATCGGGCACGCCGGTCACCCCGAAGTCATCGGGACCATGGGGCAATTGCCGGAAGGCGCCGTCTCCCTTGTCGAGACGGTGGAAGATGCGGAAGCCTATGAGCCGTCGGACCCGGACAATTTAGGTTTTGTCACGCAGACGACGCTCTCGGTCGACGATACCGCCGGGGTGATCAAGCGGCTGCATGAGCGCTTCCCGAAGCTGACGGCACCGGCCGCCGATTCGATCTGCTATGCCACGACGAACCGCCAGGAGGCCGTCAAGCAGGCGGCGCCCGGCTGCGACCTTTTCCTGATCGTCGGTGCGCCGAACTCGTCGAATTCCAAGCGCCTCGTCGAAGTGGCTTTGAGAGCGGGGGCGAGGCAAGCCGTCCTCGTTCAGCGCGCCGCGGAAATCGACTGGGACCGGCTTGGCGAGATCTCGACGGTCGGTCTGTCGGCCGGTGCGTCGGCGCCGGAAGTGATTGTCAACGAGATCATCGAAGCATTCCGCGCGCGCTATGACGCGACGGTCGAACTCGCCGATACGGTCGAGGAACACGAGAACTTCCTCGTCAACCGCGAACTGCGCCATGTCGAACTGACCGCCGCGGACATGGCCTTCGTCAACGGCGAGTGA
- a CDS encoding cytochrome c oxidase assembly protein, whose amino-acid sequence MTDIPRKGPKERANGAIVGACLAFVVGMVGMAYAAVPLYNMFCRVTGYNGTTQRVDQASDVVLDRKIRVTFDANVAPGLPWEFKPVQRHVDLRIGETVKINYRAKNLSSKPTTGQAAFNVTPLEAGAYFNKLECFCFTETTLQPGEELEMPVVFFVDPEIVKPVETKDIKTLTLSYTFYAREPSKPVAAVKAKEGQDQNKL is encoded by the coding sequence ATGACGGATATTCCGCGCAAAGGCCCGAAGGAACGAGCGAATGGCGCCATTGTCGGCGCCTGCCTCGCCTTTGTCGTCGGCATGGTCGGCATGGCCTACGCGGCCGTGCCGCTCTACAACATGTTCTGCCGCGTAACCGGCTACAACGGCACTACGCAGCGGGTCGACCAGGCCTCCGACGTCGTCCTCGACCGGAAGATAAGGGTGACCTTCGATGCCAATGTCGCGCCGGGTCTGCCCTGGGAGTTCAAGCCCGTCCAGCGTCACGTCGACCTCAGGATCGGCGAAACGGTCAAGATAAACTACCGCGCCAAGAACCTATCGTCGAAGCCGACGACCGGGCAGGCGGCATTCAACGTCACGCCATTGGAAGCCGGAGCCTATTTCAACAAGCTCGAATGCTTTTGCTTCACCGAGACGACGTTGCAGCCCGGCGAGGAACTAGAAATGCCGGTCGTCTTCTTCGTCGATCCGGAAATCGTTAAGCCGGTCGAGACGAAAGACATCAAGACCTTGACGCTGTCCTACACCTTCTATGCGCGCGAGCCGTCCAAGCCCGTCGCGGCAGTGAAGGCGAAGGAAGGGCAGGATCAGAACAAACTTTGA
- the ctaD gene encoding cytochrome c oxidase subunit I encodes MAGTAVHHDQRHDHSDHAHADHEHKPLSFFQRWFLSTNHKDIGTLYLIFAIIAGIIGGTLSVFMRAELQEPGIQIFHGLAQMVYGFEGDAAIDGGKHMFNVFTTAHALIMIFFMVMPALIGGFANWMVPIMIGAPDMAFPRMNNISFWLIVPAFLLVLLSMFAEGPAGAYGAGGGWTIYPPFSTSGMPGPAMDLAILGLHVAGASSILGAINFITTILNMRAPGMTLHKMPLFAWSVLITAFLLLLSLPVLAGGITMLLTDRNFGTTFFAPEGGGDPILFQHLFWFFGHPEVYILILPGFGIVSHIISTFSRKPIFGYLGMAYAMVAIGAVGFIVWAHHMYTVGMSLETQRYFVFATMVIAVPTGVKIFSWIATMWGGSIRFSTPMVWAIGFIFLFTVGGVTGVQLANAGLDRSLHDTYYVVAHFHYVLSLGAVFAIFAAWYYWFPKMSGYMYSEFIGKLHFWVMFVGVNLIFFPQHFLGLAGMPRRYIDYPDAFAGWNMVSSYGSYIAAVGVLIFLFGVAEAFAKKRVAGDNPWGAGANTLEWQLSSPPPFHQWEQLPRIK; translated from the coding sequence ATGGCTGGAACAGCCGTTCATCACGATCAACGGCATGATCATTCCGATCATGCCCATGCCGACCACGAACACAAGCCGCTGAGCTTCTTCCAGCGCTGGTTCCTCTCGACCAACCACAAGGACATCGGGACGCTCTACCTGATCTTCGCGATCATCGCCGGCATCATCGGCGGGACGCTGTCGGTGTTCATGCGTGCCGAGCTGCAGGAGCCGGGCATCCAGATCTTCCATGGTCTGGCGCAGATGGTCTACGGTTTCGAGGGTGATGCTGCCATCGATGGCGGCAAGCACATGTTCAACGTGTTCACGACCGCGCATGCTCTGATCATGATCTTTTTCATGGTCATGCCTGCGCTCATCGGCGGATTCGCCAACTGGATGGTGCCGATCATGATCGGAGCGCCGGACATGGCCTTCCCGCGCATGAATAACATCTCGTTCTGGTTGATCGTCCCGGCCTTCCTGCTGGTCTTGCTTTCGATGTTCGCCGAGGGCCCTGCAGGTGCCTATGGTGCGGGCGGTGGTTGGACGATCTATCCGCCATTCTCGACTTCGGGCATGCCGGGGCCGGCCATGGATCTTGCGATCCTCGGCCTGCATGTCGCCGGCGCTTCGTCGATCCTGGGTGCGATCAACTTCATCACGACCATCCTCAACATGCGTGCGCCGGGCATGACGCTGCACAAGATGCCGCTCTTTGCCTGGTCGGTGCTGATCACGGCATTCCTGCTGCTGCTCTCGCTGCCTGTTCTGGCAGGCGGCATCACCATGCTGCTCACGGATCGCAACTTCGGCACGACCTTCTTCGCGCCTGAGGGCGGTGGCGATCCGATCCTGTTCCAGCACCTGTTCTGGTTCTTCGGCCATCCGGAAGTGTACATCCTGATCCTGCCGGGCTTCGGCATCGTCAGTCACATCATCTCGACCTTCTCGCGCAAGCCGATCTTCGGTTATCTGGGCATGGCCTATGCCATGGTCGCGATCGGCGCCGTCGGCTTCATCGTGTGGGCGCACCACATGTATACGGTCGGCATGTCGCTCGAGACGCAGCGCTATTTCGTCTTCGCGACCATGGTCATCGCCGTTCCGACGGGCGTGAAGATATTCTCCTGGATCGCGACGATGTGGGGTGGCTCGATCCGCTTCTCGACGCCGATGGTCTGGGCGATCGGCTTCATCTTCCTCTTTACGGTCGGCGGTGTGACGGGCGTGCAGCTCGCCAACGCCGGTCTCGATCGTTCGCTGCACGACACCTACTACGTGGTCGCCCACTTCCACTACGTGCTGTCGCTCGGCGCCGTTTTCGCGATCTTTGCGGCCTGGTACTACTGGTTCCCGAAGATGAGCGGCTACATGTATTCCGAGTTCATCGGCAAGCTGCATTTCTGGGTGATGTTCGTCGGCGTGAACCTGATCTTCTTCCCGCAGCACTTCCTCGGGCTTGCAGGCATGCCACGCCGCTATATCGACTATCCGGATGCCTTTGCCGGCTGGAACATGGTTTCCTCCTACGGCTCCTACATCGCGGCCGTCGGCGTGCTGATCTTCCTCTTCGGCGTCGCCGAAGCTTTTGCGAAGAAGCGCGTTGCGGGCGACAATCCGTGGGGCGCGGGTGCAAACACGCTGGAATGGCAGCTGTCGTCGCCGCCGCCGTTCCATCAGTGGGAGCAGCTCCCGCGGATAAAGTGA
- a CDS encoding homoserine kinase yields the protein MAVYTDIAEDDLTRFLAAYDVGSLTSYKGIAEGVENSNFLLHTTKGSYILTLYEKRVNADDLPFFLGLMHHLAERGLSCPLPLPRTDGALLGTLSGRPAAVISFLEGMWLRKPEAQHCREVGRALASMHKAGEGFPLKRANALSVEGWRPLWHNSEARADEVQAGLREEIAAELAYLEEHWPKRLPQGVIHADLFPDNVFFLGDRLSGLIDFYFACNDFLAFDIAVCLNSWCFEKDGSYNITKGMALLSGYESVRKLTTEEVVALPLLARGAALRFFLTRLYDWLTTPAGALVVKKDPLEYLTKLRFHRAVVSSAEYGLRREGASA from the coding sequence TTGGCAGTTTACACCGATATCGCGGAAGACGATTTGACCCGCTTCCTTGCGGCCTACGACGTGGGCTCGCTGACCTCCTACAAAGGCATTGCCGAGGGGGTGGAGAACTCGAACTTTCTCCTTCACACCACAAAGGGCTCCTATATTCTCACGCTCTATGAGAAGCGGGTGAATGCGGACGACCTTCCGTTTTTTCTGGGGCTGATGCACCACCTTGCGGAGCGGGGTCTTTCCTGCCCGCTGCCCCTGCCGCGCACCGATGGCGCACTCCTGGGGACGCTTTCCGGCCGGCCGGCCGCGGTGATTTCCTTTCTCGAAGGCATGTGGCTCAGAAAGCCCGAGGCGCAGCATTGCCGAGAAGTGGGGCGTGCGCTGGCCTCGATGCACAAGGCCGGAGAGGGATTCCCATTGAAGCGCGCAAACGCGCTTTCGGTGGAGGGCTGGCGGCCGCTTTGGCATAATTCCGAGGCGCGTGCCGACGAGGTGCAAGCCGGATTGCGGGAGGAAATTGCGGCGGAACTCGCCTATCTTGAAGAGCACTGGCCGAAGCGTCTGCCGCAGGGCGTGATCCACGCGGACCTCTTCCCCGACAATGTCTTCTTTCTCGGAGACCGTCTTTCAGGCCTCATCGACTTCTACTTCGCGTGCAATGACTTTCTTGCCTTCGACATTGCGGTCTGCCTGAATTCCTGGTGTTTCGAGAAGGACGGATCCTACAACATCACCAAAGGAATGGCGCTGCTTTCTGGTTACGAGAGCGTGCGCAAGCTCACGACGGAAGAGGTTGTTGCGCTGCCGCTGCTCGCACGCGGCGCGGCACTACGCTTCTTCCTGACGCGGCTCTATGACTGGCTGACGACGCCAGCTGGCGCGCTGGTGGTCAAGAAGGATCCGCTTGAATATCTGACGAAGCTTCGCTTCCACCGCGCCGTGGTCTCGAGCGCCGAGTACGGCTTGAGACGCGAAGGGGCCTCGGCATGA
- a CDS encoding DUF983 domain-containing protein — translation MNDDKALFPPVDPVITGAKGLCPRCGQGRLFDGFLKVRPSCTACELDYRFADAGDGPVVFVILIVGFLVVGAALWMEVNVNPPLWLHFLLWVPLATVLSLALTRILKGVLINLQYRSNARQGEIDRG, via the coding sequence ATGAATGACGACAAGGCCCTCTTTCCGCCGGTGGACCCGGTCATCACCGGTGCCAAGGGACTTTGCCCACGCTGCGGCCAGGGGCGCCTCTTCGACGGCTTCTTGAAGGTCCGGCCGTCCTGCACCGCTTGCGAACTCGACTACCGTTTTGCGGATGCGGGAGACGGGCCCGTCGTCTTCGTGATCCTGATCGTCGGCTTCCTTGTCGTTGGGGCCGCGCTCTGGATGGAGGTGAACGTCAATCCGCCTTTGTGGCTGCACTTCCTGCTCTGGGTCCCGCTCGCGACGGTCTTGAGCCTCGCGCTAACGCGGATACTCAAAGGCGTGCTGATCAATCTCCAGTACCGAAGCAATGCACGTCAGGGTGAGATCGATCGTGGCTGA
- a CDS encoding SURF1 family protein codes for MHVRVRSIVADARKPAPGGRRRFLTTLVLAGLAFAVLIGLGTWQMQRLEWKEGLIAAIAERRAAPPLSLGEIEAMAEEGTDIDYRAVGITGVFDHGRERHFFATHQGRTGYYVFTPLMLRDARALFVNRGFVPFEKKDASTRPEGQLSGTVTITGLARPKLAEKPSSLVPDNDIAKNIFYWKDLDAMATSAGITADHVLPFFVDADASQNPGGLPIGGVTQFDLPNNHLQYALTWYGLAAALVGVTGAFLYRQNRGSRTGH; via the coding sequence ATGCACGTCAGGGTGAGATCGATCGTGGCTGACGCGCGCAAGCCCGCGCCGGGCGGCCGTCGTCGGTTCCTTACAACCCTTGTTCTCGCGGGTCTCGCCTTCGCCGTTCTGATCGGGCTCGGTACCTGGCAGATGCAGCGGCTAGAGTGGAAGGAGGGGCTGATCGCCGCCATTGCCGAACGGCGGGCTGCGCCGCCCTTGTCGCTCGGCGAAATTGAGGCCATGGCAGAGGAAGGCACCGATATCGACTACCGTGCCGTAGGCATTACGGGAGTCTTCGACCACGGCAGGGAGCGCCATTTCTTCGCCACCCATCAAGGGCGTACCGGCTACTACGTCTTCACGCCGCTGATGTTGAGGGACGCCCGCGCGCTGTTCGTCAATCGCGGCTTCGTGCCCTTTGAAAAAAAGGACGCTTCGACTCGTCCCGAGGGCCAGCTTTCCGGAACCGTGACCATCACTGGCCTTGCACGGCCGAAGCTCGCGGAGAAGCCGTCTTCGCTCGTGCCCGACAACGACATCGCCAAGAACATCTTCTATTGGAAGGACCTCGACGCGATGGCGACGTCTGCGGGCATCACCGCCGATCACGTCCTGCCGTTCTTCGTCGACGCGGACGCCTCGCAGAATCCGGGCGGGTTGCCCATCGGCGGGGTGACGCAATTCGACCTGCCGAATAATCACCTGCAATATGCGCTCACCTGGTACGGCCTTGCTGCCGCGCTCGTCGGCGTCACGGGAGCTTTTCTCTACCGGCAGAATAGAGGGAGCCGTACGGGGCATTGA
- a CDS encoding heme o synthase yields the protein MALINNHEAVGMDGTPRLSEASARDYFELLKPRVMSLVIFTAFVGLVLAPGQINPVIGFIAILCIAVGAGASGALNMWYDADIDAVMSRTAKRPIPAGKVLPQEALAFGLTLSAFSVTILGLAVNWLAAGLLAFTIFFYVVIYTMWLKRSTPQNIVIGGAAGAFPPMIGWACVSGGVSVESIVLFLIIFLWTPAHFWALALFKMGDYEAVGVPMMPNVCGEATTKNQIVVYALLTALSGICPTLLGFASLGYGAFATAMGLGFIWYSLGVLRMESDDRRMVPAKKLFAFSIVYLFAIFSALLVDHVVVEMWLIAGGTI from the coding sequence ATGGCGCTCATCAACAATCACGAAGCAGTCGGCATGGACGGTACGCCGCGCCTGTCCGAAGCCTCTGCGCGCGATTATTTCGAGCTGCTGAAGCCGCGCGTCATGTCGCTGGTCATTTTTACGGCCTTTGTCGGCCTCGTCCTTGCGCCAGGGCAAATCAATCCCGTTATTGGTTTCATCGCGATCCTCTGCATCGCCGTGGGCGCCGGTGCCTCCGGCGCGCTGAATATGTGGTATGACGCCGATATAGACGCCGTCATGAGCCGCACCGCCAAGCGCCCAATTCCTGCCGGCAAGGTCCTGCCGCAGGAAGCGCTCGCCTTTGGCCTGACGCTTTCGGCATTTTCGGTGACGATCCTCGGTCTCGCCGTGAACTGGCTCGCAGCCGGATTGCTCGCATTCACGATATTCTTCTACGTGGTCATCTACACGATGTGGCTGAAGCGCTCCACGCCCCAGAACATCGTCATCGGCGGTGCGGCCGGAGCCTTCCCGCCCATGATTGGTTGGGCCTGCGTGAGCGGCGGCGTGTCGGTCGAAAGCATCGTGCTGTTCCTCATCATCTTTCTCTGGACGCCGGCGCATTTCTGGGCCCTGGCGCTCTTTAAGATGGGGGATTACGAGGCCGTCGGCGTGCCGATGATGCCGAATGTCTGCGGCGAGGCGACGACCAAGAACCAGATCGTCGTCTATGCGCTGCTGACGGCACTGAGTGGTATCTGTCCTACCTTGCTCGGCTTTGCGAGCCTCGGCTATGGGGCATTCGCGACGGCCATGGGGCTCGGCTTCATCTGGTATTCGCTTGGCGTTTTGCGCATGGAGAGTGATGATAGACGGATGGTGCCGGCCAAGAAGCTCTTCGCCTTCTCTATCGTCTATCTCTTCGCGATTTTCTCGGCCCTGCTGGTCGACCATGTCGTCGTCGAGATGTGGCTCATTGCCGGAGGTACGATCTGA